In Carassius carassius chromosome 2, fCarCar2.1, whole genome shotgun sequence, the DNA window atctggtggttaaccgtgtcaaaagcagcggacagatcaagcaggataagtactgaagatttggattccgctcttgccaatcttagagcttcaacaactgagagcaaggcagtctcagttgaatgtccactaaTATATGTGCCATTTCCCCTTTAATtacaatttctgaaaaaaatattctgattTAGATATGAAACATCTTGGGGATTTCATAATGATATAATTTTGATGTATCATTTTGGCCTCATATGGAATGATGCACAAGTCAAAATGGCTAAAAGTGTCCCACATTACCCTAATCCACCCTACATCTAATCTCTGCGATTAGAAATGGATTTAGCGGAATAAGGACTAATCATTATTTAAAGTCTGACACGGAGTCTGTTCGGCTGTTGAGAGGTTCACGCATTTTGGTCagaagtatgtatgtatgtttatgcCATTAGAAGTGATGCACACGTTTGTTTACTTATGACCAGTTCTCTATGATTTGCGTTTtctactcactacttgttccctTTATTTCAGAGTTGACCACATTAGTTAAAACTCTACAGTATGACCTGAAAAAATCTGACATCTCTAAGTCTGGCAATAGGAAGTTATTATTTGACACTCATGCAATGGTTCATCTGCCTGAAGAAAGCGGTAAGATTTCTTGTCTGTTTCTAAAATGTTCGGGCTAATTCCAGTTCAATGATTCATCAAAATGTTCTGTGTCCTTTCACTATTCATGACCCAGCAGGCAGAGGTCATTGTCAATATAATGGTAAATATCACATTCAGACACGGTCGCTATGTATGGTGACATGCAGCCAAAGCGCAGCAAGTGAGATTTTTCTTGTCTTTCCATGCCGTTCTGATTATTTGAGTGGACTCATGACCTGTGACCATCACTTATTGATTTAGCTAATATGAGGTGAATCAGAGCTCTCATGCGGTGTAACTTTCTGTATTCAAAGTTACATCACTGTCAGATTATATCATTATATCTGtactgtttacttcactggtttgcaacCCTATTTCATTTACATTATACTTTAACAGATGTTTTATCCAAAGAAACTACCACACTTAATTTTGTGTTGCTGCCCAAGCTGAATTCTGACTTCCTGGCCTGTTTATTTCCTTTTCAGCTGTTGTGTGGATGAGGTAGCGGCAGAACATGTGAGAGCAGACTGTATAGTGCATTATGGGCCATCTTGCCTCAGCCCATGCAGAAGACTATCCCTTCTGTATGTGTTTGGGAAAAGACCTATTGATGTCCAGCAGTGTGCTGCAGCCTTTAAAGAGCTTTATCCTGACTGCCAAAGTCATGTGATCCTACTGTATGATGTCACCTATTCACATGCTATAGGTAAATGTTACTGTTTAGTGTATGCTGCTGTTTAATAATGCTTATTTTCATGAATGTGTGCCTGAAGTTCATTTATCCCATCTCTCCTCAAGTGATCTCAGGACGCTTTTGTGTGATATCTACCCCCATGTTGTGGTCTCTGAGCTGAAACAGAACAGCTGTGTGGACACTGATGACATAGATTCACAGGATGATAGAGTcatttttaaatttggcagacagtTTCGTGTAAAAGCTGGGCAGAGTGTTGATAATTACAGTATGTTTTACATTGGCCAGGAAGGCCTGACTCTTAAAATCTTCATGATGACCTGGAACCATTGTGCCTTCAGCTCATTcaatccagaaacacacacaggaCGAGTGGAATCAGTTCAAATCAACAAGGCACTGATGAAACGCTATTATGCCATTGAGCAGGCCAAAGACGCTAGTGTGGTGGGCATTTTAGTGGCACCCTGGGTGTCGCCAACTATCTGACCATCATAGAGCAGCTGAAAGACATTATTCACAAAGCAGGCAAGAAGAGCTATATGTTTACTATGGGAAAGATCAATGTTCCCAAGCTCGCTAACTTCTTGGAAATTGGTGTTTACGTGCTAGTTTCCTGTCCAGAGAACGCACTGCTAGATTCAAGTGAATTCTACAAACCTGTGGTGACTCCCTTTGAGATGGAGTTGGCTTGCAACAAGCACAGAGAGTGGACTAGAGAATATGTGACAGAATTCAGAGATTTACTGCCTGGTATGTCATTGTGTCATTTTAACAAATAATCCTAGAGCACTAGAAAAGAACTGTGATATTTCTATTGGGTTGTTTAATGTACTAATATGGGCTTTGAATGATGTCAATGTCCATAAACTGTATGGGATTGTTCTGGGcatcttattaaaaatatatgttgtAGGTGGAAGCAGTTATGTGGGCTTCCCTGAACTAGACCAGTCTGCCATTGAGGAAGAGACCGCAGATGTCTCTCTGATCACAGGAGCTCTGCGAACTTGTTCCATCACCTCATTGGAGATCATAAATGGCACATCTGGGTCGTCTTCACTCGTCCCAAGGAATcagactctcacacaaacacagcaggTACAGAGCCATACTGAACTGTAGTTACAGTAGTAATTCTTAATAATTGGAGTTGAAAAGTTTGAGTCATGTAAATGTAGAATACAATCATGATCTTTTTGTTTTGCAGCATCATTTTTGGCTGGCCATAGTTGGCAGGGACTGGAGCCTAAACTGGGGTAGATGCCAGTGGTGAAAGCTGTGGAGGAACAGAGAGGCATTGCAATCGCTTACGAGGAGGAGGGTGTGGGAAATAAAGATGCTTCAACACCTCTTCAAAAATCATAAAtagacataaatataaataaacaagtaatTTATTATTGGACTTTCATAAGAAATCATCAGAGGATTACTAACACTCACAGCACATGAATCGCATCATTATACTTGagatgtaattgtaataatacatcTTTTGGGCACACGTTTTAATTCCCTTGGAAAGGGGGAGTGTTACTTCTGCTACTGGTCAAAAATCAAGCAAGGcaaattaatatttgttaaacCGAAGTTGTTCTATTGTGCTGCCAATGGTAGCAAATTATAGAAATTgaatttaataagaaaaaaatataaatttcaagacaagtcaagtctgctttattgtcaatttccacatgtacagtacatacatacagagaatcgaaattgcgttactctcagccCCCGGTGCAtaaagataacattaacattaaagcctaaaaatctagatcaaatataaaatgtagatacaactatacaataagggaatgtaaaaaaagacatataataaaatttaaaaaaaaagttaaataaagcagtgcaaggcaaatggcagatagagtgcaaatcaatgacgtcttcaatgagccaaaaaaaagctcacgttactcctctcctcatcaggttacactggctaccagtagccgctcgcatcaaattcaaggtactgatgctagcctacaagacgaccactggcacggcaccaacatacctaaactcactggttaaatcttatgtgcaatgtcatctgctggtgttggtccattgtgtttttttgaaaaccaaagtcactgcaacagtttaccaagaaattttggagcacttcatgcttccttctgctgaccagctttttgaagatgctgatttcattttccagcaggatttggcacctgcccacactgccagaaGCACCAAaatttggttaaatgaccatggtgttggtgtgcttgactggccagcaaactcaccagacctgaaccctagAGAGAATCAATGGAGtactgtcaagaggaagatgagaaacaagagaccaaaaaatgcatatgagctgaaggccactgtcaaagaaacctgggctgccattccacctcagcagtgccacaaactgatcacctccatgtcacgccgaattgaggcagtaattaaagcaaaaggagcccctaccaagtgttgagtacatgtacagtaaagtaCAGTCAATATACTTTCCAGAAGCCcatcaattcactaaaaatgttttttttattggtcttatgaagtattctaatttgttgagatggtttTCTATGTTGTGAGCCCAGCTAAGGCAATCTGAATCTTCTCTTAGCGAATAGGCCCAGCCCGTGCtctgagagagaggaagagatcaGCTCCATATGTCACTTGCTTCTTTATTTCTTGTTTCCTCATTTGCCAGTTTAATAAATTCACTTTTTTGGTGTTAGTAAACCACAATTATTAaaggattaaattttttttctaacaAGCACTTATTTTATTAGTTGCTTTTAGGTGTGAAGCACATATCACACATCTTTTAAAAAAAGTGCTGTGGTTATCAGATGGTAAAACATGCATGATACCCTCATGTACACCATGGTGCTAAATGATTATTGACCAGTGTATTTTGGTATTAACATGGTATTCCAGtgcctgaaaaaacaacaacatttcctAAGAACCAGGGTCAAGTTTGAATACACATCACTTTCTGATTAAGGTTAAGTATTTCCCCACAAAAGAGGTTCACATGCTCTACAGCAACTGGAATGTCCTTTATCACCATATTCCAAATAAAGACAATCACATTATTTTCCTACAGCTATTATGATGTCCAGAATCACTTATCATTCAGATTAATTAACTTTGTCATTCTGCAAGTTAATTTAATCAATGCAATGCTCTTGACATCAGTATAGAAACAAGcactaaattttaaaatgtgggaCATGAGATcatctgtatatttatttgtgttccattctttcaatttattttcaTCACTATCCTAAACGTCTTTCTGTGAtagcttgaattttttttttttggaaggcaACGAAAACAGAGCAAAACATTATTGAAACATTATCCAAGCATGCTACTACAGTGCACTGCATAAATTAGTACACCCcctctgaataaatataaaagatgTATTTTCTTAATGATCACTAATATAATTCATGGAAAGATGACAACATTTTAACCTATTAAACatacttaaaaacaacaaaatatatgccAATATTTTCAGTAAGATAAGTAAATTAGccaattttgtttaaatgaaggATTGCAGAGATGAGTACACCCTAGATTTAATtcagaaaatgtataatattctaGGACTTCATATGTCCTCCAGAACTTAAAATATACTGCTCTGACCCTTCTTACCACTGAGTGTACAAGTTCATAACAAATTTTCATATCTGTGCTGTTTAATTCCTGGACGACCTCCTTAAATGCTCTGTTCTTTAATGGGGAGTTTTCTCAGCTCGTCCTACAGAAACCCCCACAGCTGCTCGAGAGCGTTAAGACTGAATGAAATACATGTCCACTGAATATATTCATTGTCATGCTGAAAAAAATGCCTAATAATGCAGGGAATGAGGGGAGGGTAGCATCTTCTGTTTCAAGTTTTTGTATTGCTAATTGCTGTATTTGTTCAGTTTCAGAGTTCACACCTATACTTTTTTCAAAATGAAAAGTCTTGTTTTGTATTAAACTCGCACCCATAGACATGTCTGTGCTCGCACCTATCAGCACATGTGTGCCTCTTCCGaaattagagagagagaaattcgtgtttatttaagttttttgataaatgtatttgGAAAAGTCAGTTTTAAACCCAAGGTACAGCCTTTTTGTCGCTGGTTGCCCGAGCAACCGCCGGAGCTACAGGGAAGAGGAAACAGCCAGTCCAGCTTAAAGAGCGCCACGGTTTGGGATTCATGGCATTTCCTGTCAGTGTAAATAGACAGTCGGCTGACATGGCTTCACTTACAATGCACGACTGCCTTTGAGTAAACAAAAGGACGTTTAACGAAGCTTTCTCAATGAAAGAGCCATTCTCCACTGCAGATGCATGCGGCGGAGGGTTAACGTGCTGATGTTAGCAAGCTAACATGGACCTTGGATCAATGCTCTACAACAGTTTGAAAGATGTAACATGGAGTACGACGACACTACTCTTGGATAGACTTGTTAGTGCCTACAGACTGCCACAGATTGTGAGGTTGGACAGCGGTAAGGTTTGTCCTGAGCTGTGTTGGTGTTGTGGTGTTTTTGTGTAGCAGCTGCGCGTGGGCGCTCGCGCTCCTGCGGAATTCCAAAAATTAGCCGCTTCGCGCGCTAAGCTAACGCGACACTTCACTGCAGGAACACATTCAGAGGAATACACGAATTGAGTGCTTTACTGACATAACTTACACAGTCGACATCAAAAGTGATTCATTTTGTAGTTGTTCTGACTCGGATACAGACCCAACATCCAAATAAAACGCGAAAAAAAGATGCATAGATTTTAGCAAGCTAACGCAAATTAGCCAGAGGCCAGAGAGTTGACTCCACTCCAGGGAGTCAAAACACCGACCTCGTAACATTTAATGTGTATCATCTATGAAAAACCTCTTCGAGTTTTCTAACTAGACAGCGAACCCCGCAACACACTCAGAATATTTACACACTTACATGAATATTTACAGTTTGGCGAGGTGCTGTTTGTACTCGAGAAACTCTATTCGTAAAGCACCAGTGATATAGTCCGATAACTTAACAGAGTTGTTTGTTAATCACTGCGTTATTATAAACTGATTGCAGTGTAAGTGCTGTTGTGTGTGAGCTGAGCTTTGCGTAAAGCTGGAGGAAGTCATAATGTCAGGGGAACTAGATCATTATCATTATGGGAACTGGACCACTATCATTAGACTCTCTGATCTGACTGATCCCTTATGAGTGATCCCTTATGACTGGGTACAACAGACACAACACCTAGCTCACCTCTCATATTAGATTGTGTGATTGCTCTGCTTACAAATACTATATCTTGTCACTATATAAACAAGAGTCAAGTTATGCCCTTCATGTTatttgaaatctgttttgtagtGGGCTGACAGCTAAACCTTTAAGCACCACTtaactgtgtttttgttttttgcaccattgtattatttttatatatatctttacAAAACTACACTATTAAGGTCACTGTTCCACACTGATGTGATATTGTTTTGCCTCAGGGGAATCGGTGGAAGGGCTGAGAGAAAATGACTACCTCTTGATTCATTCATGCCGGCAGTGGACCACAATTACTGCCCATAGCCTAGAGGAGGGCCATTATGTCATCGGACCGAAAATCGAGATCCCTGTCCATTATGAGGGTAAGGCAACTCAGTTGTAGTTATAGTGCCGTGTGTACTGTGTCTAGAAATGTCTTTTGTTCTTTCTGAcactttatgcattttaaaaaagaaggcaaaagaaagaaaagttagTCTGCTAAGATTCACTGTTTTCTTGCTACTTATTAAAACAGAGGTAGCAAAAATGTGCTGCTGTATTATTTCCCATCTGCTTGTAGTTGGAGTTCATTAGCTAATTGGTCTCTTCATAATAGATATTCCTCTGGCTATGGGGAGGGTCCAGTTGGCCACTTAagggaaaaaaaacctttctttgaatttGGTTCATACAGACCTAGCATACTGTTAGTTTAATATACATATTTCACTGTTGCAGCATTTTAGATAATTTGgcaaatttttttgtatttttatttttccatttcaacCTTcccaaatgtatatttatttctttactttGAACTGAAATGGCCAAACAACATCTACATGaaatggtgtgtgtgtctgtgtatatgtgtctatatatatatatatatatatatatatatatgatgtcatGAGGTTACAAAATTGCTCTGTTTGCTGTTGTTTACAGGCCAGTTTAAgctgctggagcaggacagggacaTTAAGGAGCCAGTCCAGTACTTTAACAGTGTGGAGGAAGTGGCCAAAGCATTCCCTGAGCGAGTTTATGTCATGGAGGAAATAACCTTCAATGTCAAGGTCTGGTTTTGTGCTTGCAGCAGGCAGCGTTTTTGATTTAGACCCCCTGCACTAATGTATCTTAGTATTGGCATAACCTAATCTGCCTTAATCATAATGGTCCAGGCATTGTGTGTGTAATGTGAAATATCTATTCAGGATTTCAAAATGTACAGCCGTCCAAGGTCTTCTGTAAAACTAGCattatttagaatacatttttagtttgttgTTCAAATTGCTGTTGTTGTTCTCCCAGATGGCATCTGGAGAAGCCAACGAGGACACAGAAGTGTACAACATCACGCTGAGCACTGGGGATGAGCTGACACTAATGGGCCAGGCTGAGATCCTCTATGCCAAAACATCACGAGAAAAGTCACGCTTCAACACAATCTTCAAACGCATCGGCAAGCTTAACTCCATCAGTAAGCTTGGTCGCGGAAAGATGCCCTGCCTTATCTGCATGAACCACCGCACCAACGAGAGCATCAGCCTGCCTTTCCAGTGCCGCGGTCGCTTCAGTACCTGCTCCCTGCTGGAGCTACAGATGCAGGAAGGAGAACACACTATTCGCACAATTGTGGAAAAGACCAGGTTACCTGTGAATGTCATGGTGCCCAGCAGCCCGCCACGTAATCCGCATGACCTCCATTTGATCCGTGAAGGCCACCGATACAAGCTGGTCAACATCCAGACCAAGACAGTGGTGGTGTGTTGTGCATTACGGTCGAACAAAATACTGCCAGTGCACTTCCCTTTGCATGTGTCCACAGCACTGCCTCGTTTACTGGTGCCTGAAGGACTGCTTCAAGGAGAAGCCTGGCTGGAGACAGTGGTCCACCGCTGGTTTGCTTACTGCCAGGAGCAGTTTGACATTGATGACTACTCTAGGGCAGTCCGTGACATGCGGGTGGATTGGATTGAGGATGGCAAAAGCCCTAGAAAAAGTAGCGCAGGTGGAACGGGAAGTGGGAGTGCCATCTGCAACAGCAGCGGAAGCGATGGCTGCCCCTCACACGTGCATTTGCCAAGTTCTCTAAGCTCGGCCCGAGATGAGCTCACACAGTCATTTCATcgcctgtctgtctgtgtctacgGTAACAATCTCCATGGGAACAGCGAGGTGAATCTTCAGGGTTGCGTTAGCTTATGTGGAGATTGTGTGCCAGCAGAAGCTCCGGATGCAGATTATCTGTTCCCTGAGCTGCAGGAGAGTTCTTCTGGCTCTCTTAAAGCAGACGTGCCGTACGAGGAGCTTTGGCTGGATCATGTGAAGAACCCTGGATGTGTGCTAGACCACATCGAGGGGGTTCGAAATTCGACTGTCTCTGGATGCACAGCTGTACTGCCATACCCCACAGCAGGCCCCACAAGCGCCTCGCTTGGTGTAGATGTCAGTCTACCTCCACCTCCGGTGCCTCCAAAGTCTGAAGCTGTGAGTTCATCTTAATAGTCTgtatcaaaatgattttttttaaaaatccttaaCCAGTAAAACACACATTACTGGAAGAATCACTGCTTGAACTAGTGCTCAAATGGGAACCTTGATATCAAGTTTACATTAACGTGTTTTTAGAAAACCTTATTAATTCTACCGATTAAAAAAATCCATGATTGTAAGGTTATTTGTCTGTTTTTCATTCTCCGATAAGGCAAAGTTTATTCTGGGCTTACATAGTGACTTATTTGTGTACTCTGTTGGTCAGTCACTAGAGGTCTAATTATTTTCCAAGTAGGAGTAAAGGTTACATTTAGTATGTTTTCAAGGTCTATTTGATAAATTTTTTGGCACGCTCAAGACATCTCTATCTGTATTCATTCACTCCCCCAATAAAGTAACTGCAATATTCACATTTCTAGAGCCaaactgtttttttcttgttACCTTGGCAGGTGAAGGAGGAGTGCCGGTTGTTGAACGCTCCACCGATTCCACCGCGGAGCTCCAAGCAGGCAGGTTCAAGCAGTACCACAGTGCCATACCCTCCTGCCAAGCCACGTCAGACAGACACACGCTCCCCAAGCCCAACACTATCCTATTACTCATCCGGCTTACACAACATGTGAGTTATGCACTGTTTGGATTGACAGAATGGACATTGGTTTTATGTGAACTGCACTACTTTATGACTAAATGATCCTCTTCTCCATCTCTCAATAGAGTTGGAGAGGGTGAGTCTCAGAGTGAGTCAGTTGATCAGAACCATGCATGTTACCCATGTAACTGGATCAGACCAAATGCCAGCGAAGGCTCCAAGCCTCACCCTTGCCTCAGTCCTTCGGTCGATGCCTCTTTCTCCCGCCTTTCCTGGCCAAACGATTTCTATGGTGCAGAGTCCTATAAAGGTGAAGACTTCCCGACAGTCCACTGCCGGAGTTACTCTAGTTATCCTCGGAAGAGGACCCCCGGTACTCCTAAAGCTTGTCCCTCAGGTTTATTAGACTTCAACGGGCGAGCGAAAGGTGATGGGGGCGCTGCGGCCTCCAAGGCTCAACAGGTTTCCCAGTCTGCCCAGTTTTGCACCAAATCCACCAGCTACACCATGGAAATGTGCAGAGACAAATCCACAGAGGAATGTAACACTAAGCAAAACCAGTCCTGCCCTATATTGCCTCCAAGAACCCCTAAATGTAACGATACAAAGAAAGATGCAGATCCCACTACTACAGCCACAGCCGATGTGGATGCTCTGGAACTTGAGTCCAAAGGCTGCTCACTTGATCGACCGCATCACGGCACTACAGATGTGTTCTCCATTTCGTATCCTGTAGCTACAGGTTTGTCTTGGCAACCACCAAGCAATCTATCAGGTATCTCTATTGAGGAGGTTTCTAAGTCACTACGGTTCATTGGTATGTCAGATGATGTTGTCTCATTGTTTGTGCAAGAAAAAATTGATGGAAATTTGCTCCTGCAGCTAACGGAGGAGATTCTGTCAGAAGACTTTAAGCTAAGCAAACTTCAAGTGAAGAAACTCATGCAGTTTATTAATGGCTGGAGGCCCAAAATGTAAGCCAGTCCAGAGCAAAACACATGCAACGTGCTGGAGCGATGCAGCCGTAAATATTGGCCTTCAGTATTGCATTAGACAGTTTTGTATCTCAATGCTATGCACAGTCTTGTAATGATTTTAGTAGccattttgtttaatatatacatgtatgtatataaatctatatattacTTGCTTTATGTATTAACCTGTACCCATCTCTATGTAATCTCTCTGACCTTATGGTACATGCACAACAGACTTTTATTTGCTCAAACCCAAAGTCTTTGGAAAAACCTGAAGATATTTTGACCCAATCTGTGGCCTACATTTCTTTGGTTGCTGATTAATAAAGATGATTGACCTGATTAGGTGTTTTTTATTacttgaacaaatctttttttggtTTCCCATTATAAGAAATAATATTTGCACCTCATAATAATTAAGTTATCCTTTACCAAGTTGTGACACTAAACATGGTGCTAGTCACACTTACTTGCTGTAAATAAAAATGCTCCCAGCAACATCATTTCTACACTAGTGATTAATGAAAGTTGATGTGTCAAAATATAAAAGTGGAGAGGATGATGCCTTACAATTTCAAATCAGATTTTGTTGACTTTGTAGACTCAAGTATGACAATTCTGACATGTATAGATGCTTTATTTGATGACTAGTTCCCTTCAAAGCAGTGCAATGGAATATTACAGCTGTGTTGTTCAGTTTATCAGCATAAGGTctgtttagtttaatttataGTATATAGCCGAACATTACTACAAAACTGTCATATGACAGCAGTTGTGGTTCCGAAAGCCTGGTCCTTACAAGgggttgaaaaaaaatattcagaaacCACATGAACTTTTTTCATTATGTTAACCACTATTTGGTTCAAATCCATGGCTCCCAGCCTTTCCACTCCCTGCCCAGTATACTGGGGTCTGTTGCCTGATCGAGCAAGGTCTTCAACGCTCAGGTCCTTCTCATTGTGTCTAGCTCATATGTTGTGTTCTTTTTCGCTTCGGGCAAGAGCCAACATTCCCTTATATTCTGGAGTCTTCTCAAATCCAAGACAAAGCTCCTCACTTAAACATCAACAAACCAACATGGTTAGAAAATGAGTTTTCTGGAAACTACAACTGATATGTTTTGTCAGCCGTCAAACTATTCTGAAGTCTTCACAAGAATTAAGGGGTTGAATTTTATTACAAATGATCATAATACTGCCAATGTAAGTGTTAAAATGGTCATGTATATTTGCCAGAAATCCACAAAAATGAGAGTTGTGTGATTGGATTAAGCTACTGTACCTTGTTATAACTGAGGGATTGGCTCCCTCTAGCTTCCTGCGAGCAAAGTTGGGAACCAGTTTATTTCTTTGGTGTTCACACTCTCTGTCCAGGTACCTCCTCTCTTCAGCTGCTTCAGCTCAAAGTTATGTAACATGAGAAAGTGGTGTTGTCTTTCACAATTCAGTTAGCCTATCTCTTTGATAATGACTCGACGTCTAAGCCTCAACTCTTACGTGGGGAACTTGTTAAACAGGTCTACAGTGAGGGCAGATAACTTTGATGATTACATTGAGGGTTACCTCTATGTGGCAATAAGGAAAGCAAGCTATTTGTTTCTGTTTGCATGGTTATAATCTACTTTGAGTTCTTCTACCTTCTAGTCAAGTAAAGGCTACTTCACTAACACATCCATGGTGTTGAGCAGCAGGTCTGGGTCATCTCTGAAGGCGCGCAGTGAGTGTACCATCACACTCAGGATGAGACCAGACTCTGCCATGCGTTGCATCAAGTTAATAAACTGCCGTGTCAGCCTAAATGGCATCAGTTCAGGCACTTGGAGGAACTACATGCAACAAGTAACACAGGTTATTGATCttaaaggccaatttatacttctgcgtcgagggtacgccgtagtgtacgtcgtaggctacgcacgtaggtgacgccgtcgtgagcatttatacttctgagttatgtctgcgttgctctgcagttgcaccgccgaaacgctagttggcgggggcgggttttaatgttccactgtgtttagattccgacgttggaggaaatctctctccacgaattcgctgccatctggcagtctttgtattctgcggaagacgagtcatacagatggctgtatttccgcacttcttcaactaatcgctcggtcacttggtccatttccattttcttcactgaactttcacctgaacttctgaattttaataat includes these proteins:
- the LOC132107546 gene encoding GRB2-associated and regulator of MAPK protein 1 produces the protein MDLGSMLYNSLKDVTWSTTTLLLDRLVSAYRLPQIVRLDSGESVEGLRENDYLLIHSCRQWTTITAHSLEEGHYVIGPKIEIPVHYEGQFKLLEQDRDIKEPVQYFNSVEEVAKAFPERVYVMEEITFNVKMASGEANEDTEVYNITLSTGDELTLMGQAEILYAKTSREKSRFNTIFKRIGKLNSISKLGRGKMPCLICMNHRTNESISLPFQCRGRFSTCSLLELQMQEGEHTIRTIVEKTRLPVNVMVPSSPPRNPHDLHLIREGHRYKLVNIQTKTVVVCCALRSNKILPVHFPLHVSTALPRLLVPEGLLQGEAWLETVVHRWFAYCQEQFDIDDYSRAVRDMRVDWIEDGKSPRKSSAGGTGSGSAICNSSGSDGCPSHVHLPSSLSSARDELTQSFHRLSVCVYGNNLHGNSEVNLQGCVSLCGDCVPAEAPDADYLFPELQESSSGSLKADVPYEELWLDHVKNPGCVLDHIEGVRNSTVSGCTAVLPYPTAGPTSASLGVDVSLPPPPVPPKSEAVKEECRLLNAPPIPPRSSKQAGSSSTTVPYPPAKPRQTDTRSPSPTLSYYSSGLHNIVGEGESQSESVDQNHACYPCNWIRPNASEGSKPHPCLSPSVDASFSRLSWPNDFYGAESYKGEDFPTVHCRSYSSYPRKRTPGTPKACPSGLLDFNGRAKGDGGAAASKAQQVSQSAQFCTKSTSYTMEMCRDKSTEECNTKQNQSCPILPPRTPKCNDTKKDADPTTTATADVDALELESKGCSLDRPHHGTTDVFSISYPVATGLSWQPPSNLSGISIEEVSKSLRFIGMSDDVVSLFVQEKIDGNLLLQLTEEILSEDFKLSKLQVKKLMQFINGWRPKM